A stretch of Pseudomonas sp. CCC3.1 DNA encodes these proteins:
- a CDS encoding ABC transporter ATP-binding protein (Members of the family are the ATP-binding subunit of ABC transporters for substrates such as betaine, L-proline or other amino acids, choline, carnitine, etc. The substrate specificity is best determined from the substrate-binding subunit, rather than this subunit, as it interacts with the permease subunit and not with substrate directly.): MIELQNLSKTFQSNGKDVKAVDSVSLTVNEGEICVFLGPSGCGKSTTLKMINRLIKPTSGKILINGEDTTDLDAVTLRRNIGYVIQQIGLFPNMTIEENITVVPRLLGWDKQKCHDRARELMSMIKLEPKQYLHRYPRELSGGQQQRIGVIRALAADAPLLLMDEPFGAVDPINREMIQNEFFEMQRALNKTVIMVSHDIDEAIKLGDKIAIFRGGKLLQMDHPDTLLAHPADDFVSNFVGQDSTLKRLLLVKAEDAADNAPSVSPETPVGEALELMDELDRRYVVVTCAENKALGYVRRRDLHRQTGTCGQYLREFTATAASEEHLRILLSRMYEFNRSWLPVMDAEHVFQGEVTQESIAAYLSSGRSRGAKTSIVSPAETALA; encoded by the coding sequence ATGATCGAACTTCAAAACCTCAGCAAGACCTTCCAAAGCAACGGCAAAGATGTAAAGGCCGTGGACTCGGTAAGCCTGACCGTCAACGAAGGCGAAATCTGCGTATTCCTCGGGCCTTCGGGTTGCGGCAAAAGCACCACGCTGAAAATGATCAACCGCCTGATCAAGCCGACCTCCGGCAAGATTTTGATCAATGGCGAAGACACCACCGATCTGGACGCAGTCACCTTGCGTCGCAATATCGGTTATGTGATTCAGCAGATCGGTTTGTTTCCGAACATGACCATCGAAGAAAACATCACCGTGGTCCCGCGCCTGCTGGGTTGGGACAAACAGAAGTGCCACGACCGTGCCCGCGAACTGATGAGCATGATCAAGCTGGAGCCCAAGCAGTACCTGCATCGCTACCCGCGTGAATTGTCGGGCGGCCAGCAGCAGCGTATCGGCGTGATTCGTGCTCTGGCGGCCGACGCACCGCTGCTATTGATGGATGAGCCATTCGGCGCGGTCGACCCGATCAACCGCGAGATGATCCAGAACGAGTTCTTCGAAATGCAGCGCGCGCTGAACAAGACCGTGATCATGGTCAGCCACGACATTGACGAAGCGATCAAGCTGGGCGACAAAATCGCCATCTTCCGGGGCGGCAAACTGCTGCAAATGGACCACCCGGACACTTTGCTGGCGCACCCGGCCGATGACTTTGTCAGCAACTTCGTGGGCCAGGACAGCACACTCAAGCGCTTGCTGTTGGTCAAAGCCGAAGACGCGGCCGACAACGCGCCATCGGTCAGCCCTGAAACGCCGGTTGGCGAGGCGTTGGAGTTGATGGACGAACTCGACCGCCGTTACGTGGTAGTGACCTGCGCCGAGAACAAGGCATTGGGCTACGTGCGCCGTCGCGACCTGCATCGCCAGACCGGCACCTGCGGCCAATACCTGCGCGAATTCACCGCCACGGCGGCCTCCGAAGAGCACTTGCGCATCCTGCTGTCGCGCATGTACGAGTTCAACCGCTCGTGGTTGCCGGTCATGGACGCCGAACACGTGTTCCAGGGGGAGGTGACGCAAGAATCGATTGCCGCGTACCTGAGCTCGGGTCGCTCGCGTGGCGCCAAGACCAGCATTGTTTCGCCCGCCGAAACCGCGCTGGCCTAA
- the leuC gene encoding 3-isopropylmalate dehydratase large subunit: MTHAKTLYDKHIDAHTVCALDDQGHVLLYIDRQVINEYTSPQAFSGLREAGREVWRPQTALAVVDHVNPTAPVRVAAMADAGGALQVSYLQQNCETFGIELFDVLDQRQGIEHVIAPEQGFILPGMVIAAGDSHTTTYGALGAFGFGIGTSEIEHLLATQTLVYKRLKRMRVTVEGALGLGLTSKDVIMALISKIGASGATGYAIEFTGSTIDALSVEARMTICNMAVEAGARGAFMAPDDKVYAYLKDKPRAPQGELWEHAVERWRLLYSDPDAQFDQEVQLDASDLQPMVTWGTSPDQAAAIGSSVPDPQAISDLILRQDMRRALNYMGLEAGTPLNEVVISHAFIGSCTNARIEDLRDAAQVVRGQKVATHVRAMIVPGSTQVRDQAEAEGLAEIFIDAGFEWRQSGCSMCLAMNDDVLAPGDRCASSTNRNFEGRQGAGARTHLMSPAMVAAAAIAGHLVDVRQLSGRI, translated from the coding sequence ATGACCCACGCCAAAACTCTCTATGACAAGCACATTGATGCGCACACCGTGTGCGCGCTCGATGATCAAGGTCATGTCTTGCTTTATATAGACCGTCAGGTCATTAACGAATACACCAGCCCGCAAGCCTTCAGTGGTTTGCGTGAAGCCGGGCGCGAGGTGTGGCGCCCGCAAACCGCCTTGGCGGTGGTTGACCATGTGAACCCGACTGCCCCCGTGCGCGTGGCCGCCATGGCCGATGCGGGCGGTGCGTTGCAGGTGTCGTATCTGCAACAGAACTGCGAAACGTTTGGCATCGAGTTGTTTGATGTACTCGACCAGCGCCAGGGCATCGAACACGTTATCGCCCCCGAGCAAGGCTTCATCCTGCCCGGCATGGTGATCGCCGCGGGCGACAGTCACACCACGACGTATGGCGCGCTCGGTGCCTTCGGCTTTGGTATCGGCACCTCCGAAATCGAGCACCTGCTGGCCACTCAGACGCTGGTCTACAAACGCCTGAAACGTATGCGTGTGACCGTCGAAGGCGCGCTGGGGCTGGGGCTGACGTCAAAAGACGTGATCATGGCCCTGATCAGCAAAATCGGCGCGTCCGGCGCCACCGGGTATGCCATCGAATTTACCGGCTCGACCATCGATGCATTGAGCGTTGAAGCGCGCATGACCATCTGCAACATGGCCGTGGAAGCCGGTGCGCGCGGCGCTTTTATGGCGCCCGATGACAAGGTGTACGCCTACCTCAAAGACAAGCCCCGTGCCCCACAAGGCGAGTTGTGGGAACACGCGGTTGAGCGTTGGCGCCTGCTTTATAGCGACCCCGACGCGCAGTTCGATCAAGAGGTGCAACTGGACGCCTCTGACCTGCAACCGATGGTCACGTGGGGCACCAGCCCCGATCAGGCCGCCGCCATTGGCAGCAGCGTGCCGGACCCGCAAGCGATCAGTGACTTGATCTTGCGTCAGGACATGCGCCGCGCCTTGAACTACATGGGCCTGGAGGCTGGCACGCCGCTCAATGAAGTGGTGATCAGCCATGCCTTTATCGGTTCGTGCACCAACGCCCGCATTGAGGATTTACGCGACGCGGCGCAGGTGGTGCGTGGTCAGAAAGTGGCCACGCATGTGCGGGCGATGATCGTGCCGGGGTCGACTCAGGTGCGTGATCAGGCCGAGGCCGAAGGGTTGGCCGAGATCTTTATCGACGCCGGTTTTGAGTGGCGTCAATCCGGCTGCTCCATGTGCCTGGCCATGAATGATGACGTACTCGCCCCCGGCGACCGCTGTGCGTCCAGTACCAATCGCAACTTCGAAGGCCGCCAGGGCGCCGGGGCACGCACCCACTTGATGAGCCCGGCGATGGTCGCGGCCGCCGCCATTGCGGGTCACTTAGTGGACGTTCGCCAACTGTCAGGGAGAATCTGA
- the leuD gene encoding 3-isopropylmalate dehydratase small subunit, with amino-acid sequence MSMQPFTIVSGKAAPMLAANIDTDVIMPKQFLKGIDRNGLDRGLFFDLRFLPSGEPNPAFILNQPGWQDARFLVTGPNFGCGSSREHAVWGLKQLGIRALIGSSFAGIFYDNCQRNGVLVISLEEAQVQTLGHTVSQAETAEITVDLSAQCIQVADGSSLPFQIDGLRKTALLQGLDAIGSTLQRSPQIREFQERHLEANPWLN; translated from the coding sequence CTGAGCATGCAACCTTTCACCATCGTCAGCGGCAAGGCGGCACCGATGCTCGCGGCCAACATCGATACCGACGTGATCATGCCTAAACAATTTCTTAAAGGCATTGATCGCAACGGACTGGATCGCGGTCTGTTTTTTGACCTGCGCTTTCTGCCTTCGGGCGAACCGAACCCGGCATTCATCCTTAATCAGCCGGGCTGGCAGGACGCACGCTTTTTGGTCACCGGGCCGAATTTTGGCTGTGGTTCCAGCCGGGAACATGCGGTCTGGGGATTGAAGCAACTGGGTATCCGCGCCTTGATCGGCAGCAGCTTCGCCGGAATCTTTTATGACAACTGCCAGCGCAACGGGGTGTTGGTGATTTCCCTGGAAGAGGCGCAGGTGCAAACGCTGGGGCACACCGTTAGCCAAGCAGAGACCGCTGAAATCACAGTTGATCTCAGCGCCCAATGCATTCAGGTGGCGGATGGCTCGTCGCTGCCATTTCAGATCGATGGCCTGCGCAAAACCGCGCTGCTACAGGGGCTGGATGCCATTGGCAGCACCTTGCAACGCAGTCCGCAGATTCGCGAGTTCCAAGAACGGCACTTAGAAGCCAACCCGTGGCTCAACTGA
- a CDS encoding ABC transporter permease, with product MEFLNAFSHMDWTLVAHLTLQHITLVGIAVTLAIVVGVPLGVLMTRFPSLAGPMQASATVLLTIPSIALFGLLLPFYSKFGQGLGPMPAITAVFLYSLLPIMRNTYLALTGVEAGIREAARGIGMTFSQRLRMVELPIAVPVILAGVRTAVVMNIGVMTIAATIGAGGLGVLILAAISRSDMSMLIVGAVLVSLLAIFADLLLQWLQRSLTPKGLLK from the coding sequence ATGGAATTTCTAAACGCCTTTTCCCACATGGACTGGACGCTGGTCGCACACCTGACGTTGCAGCACATCACCTTGGTCGGAATTGCTGTGACCCTGGCCATCGTGGTCGGCGTACCGCTCGGCGTGCTGATGACCCGCTTTCCGTCGCTGGCTGGCCCGATGCAAGCCAGTGCCACGGTGCTGCTGACCATCCCTTCGATTGCGCTGTTCGGCCTGCTGCTGCCGTTCTACTCCAAGTTCGGCCAGGGCCTGGGCCCGATGCCAGCCATTACGGCAGTGTTTTTGTACTCGCTGCTGCCGATCATGCGAAACACCTACCTCGCCCTCACGGGTGTGGAAGCCGGTATTCGCGAAGCCGCCCGCGGCATCGGCATGACCTTTAGCCAGCGCTTGCGCATGGTTGAACTGCCCATCGCCGTGCCGGTGATCCTGGCCGGTGTACGCACCGCCGTGGTCATGAACATTGGCGTCATGACCATCGCTGCCACCATCGGCGCGGGTGGTCTGGGTGTACTTATTCTTGCTGCAATCAGCCGCAGTGACATGTCGATGCTGATCGTCGGCGCAGTATTGGTCAGCCTTCTGGCCATCTTCGCTGACTTGCTTCTGCAATGGCTGCAACGCTCGCTGACTCCAAAAGGACTGCTCAAATGA
- a CDS encoding ABC transporter permease gives MANRYGKGLIGCVAVAALLALLVHWIGISTIEHYQDDLLFYLQAHLYLVLASMLAALVVGIPAGIFLSRPNMAGRAERFMQVFNIGNTVPPLAVLAIALGFLGIGSGPAIFALFLASLLPIVRNTYEGLKNVQGSLKEAAVGIGMTPGQVLWRVELPNAVPIIMGGVRVALAINVGTAPLAFLIGANSLGSLIFPGIALNNQPQLILGAACTALLALLLDGLVILISRRWLERGLRPA, from the coding sequence GTGGCTAATCGCTATGGAAAAGGGCTTATAGGATGCGTGGCTGTTGCCGCCCTCCTGGCCCTGTTGGTCCACTGGATCGGCATCAGCACTATCGAACACTATCAAGATGATTTGTTGTTCTACCTGCAAGCCCACCTGTACCTCGTACTCGCTTCAATGCTTGCCGCCCTCGTTGTAGGGATACCCGCTGGCATTTTCCTCAGCCGACCGAATATGGCCGGACGTGCGGAACGCTTCATGCAGGTCTTCAACATCGGTAACACCGTGCCACCTCTAGCGGTACTGGCCATTGCCCTGGGCTTTCTGGGGATCGGCAGCGGGCCTGCCATCTTCGCCCTGTTTCTCGCCTCGTTGCTGCCCATTGTGCGCAACACCTACGAAGGCCTGAAAAACGTTCAGGGTTCACTCAAGGAAGCCGCCGTCGGCATCGGCATGACCCCGGGCCAAGTGCTTTGGAGGGTCGAACTGCCCAATGCCGTGCCCATCATCATGGGCGGTGTGCGAGTGGCTCTGGCGATCAACGTCGGCACTGCACCGCTGGCGTTCCTGATCGGCGCCAACAGCCTGGGCAGCCTGATTTTCCCTGGCATCGCCCTTAACAATCAGCCGCAATTGATCCTTGGCGCAGCTTGCACCGCGCTGTTGGCATTGCTGCTCGACGGCCTGGTGATACTCATCAGCCGCCGCTGGCTGGAACGCGGTCTGCGACCTGCATAG
- a CDS encoding glycine betaine ABC transporter substrate-binding protein, whose protein sequence is MKKISFLLGCVLLCAGIVQAAEKPLIRIGARVFTEQTLLAEITSQYLNSKGYNAQVTGGLGSSLARSAHESGQLDMVWEYTGVSLVAYNHITEKLDKEHAYDRVKEVDAKQGLIWLHPSKFSNTYALALPQNVAEEFPDINSISDLDKALRDPQNKGALVALDTEFANRSDGLQGMVKLYDMDLTRKNIRQMDAGLVYTALKNGQVFAGLVYTTDGRLSAFNLKLLDDDKHYFPDYTAAPVVRKAYLDQHPDLEGLLKPLADLFDDETMRQLNARVDVDHESPSKVAADFLRQHPLN, encoded by the coding sequence ATGAAGAAAATTAGCTTTTTATTAGGCTGCGTCCTGCTGTGCGCAGGAATTGTCCAAGCCGCTGAAAAACCTTTGATCCGCATCGGGGCGCGCGTGTTTACCGAGCAAACACTGCTCGCGGAAATCACCTCGCAGTACCTCAATAGCAAGGGCTACAACGCCCAGGTCACCGGCGGACTGGGCAGCAGCCTGGCACGCTCCGCCCATGAATCCGGACAACTGGACATGGTGTGGGAGTACACCGGTGTGTCGCTGGTGGCCTACAACCACATCACTGAGAAGCTCGACAAAGAGCACGCCTACGATCGGGTCAAAGAAGTCGACGCAAAACAGGGACTGATCTGGCTGCACCCGTCCAAGTTCAGCAACACCTATGCGCTGGCACTGCCACAAAACGTGGCTGAAGAGTTCCCGGACATCAACAGCATCAGCGATCTGGACAAGGCGCTGCGTGACCCGCAAAACAAAGGGGCGCTGGTGGCACTGGACACCGAGTTCGCCAATCGCTCCGACGGCTTGCAGGGCATGGTCAAGCTCTACGACATGGACCTGACCCGCAAAAACATTCGCCAGATGGACGCCGGACTGGTCTACACCGCGCTGAAGAACGGTCAGGTGTTTGCCGGTCTGGTGTACACCACCGACGGGCGCTTGAGCGCTTTCAACCTCAAGCTGCTGGACGACGACAAGCATTACTTCCCGGACTACACCGCAGCGCCAGTGGTGCGTAAAGCCTATCTGGATCAGCACCCGGACCTCGAAGGTCTGCTCAAGCCGCTGGCCGATCTGTTTGATGACGAAACCATGCGCCAACTCAACGCACGGGTCGACGTCGACCACGAAAGCCCGTCCAAAGTCGCCGCAGACTTTCTGCGCCAACACCCACTCAACTGA